In Micromonospora sp. WMMD980, the following are encoded in one genomic region:
- a CDS encoding DUF397 domain-containing protein, with product MTELTMARWRKSSYSGNEGACVEVADNLPGLVRVRDSKDIAGPALAFAPARWASFVKFAKHHTSS from the coding sequence ATGACTGAACTGACCATGGCCCGCTGGCGTAAGAGCAGCTACAGCGGCAACGAGGGCGCCTGCGTCGAGGTGGCCGACAACCTTCCGGGCCTCGTGCGCGTGCGCGACAGCAAGGACATCGCCGGCCCGGCCCTGGCCTTCGCCCCCGCCCGCTGGGCTTCCTTCGTCAAGTTCGCGAAGCACCACACCAGCAGCTAG